The Xiphophorus hellerii strain 12219 chromosome 7, Xiphophorus_hellerii-4.1, whole genome shotgun sequence nucleotide sequence AGTTCGGTTTCAACCAGCTCCtttttaaaggacaattttgttgtttactttagtgtttaaaatgtttcccagTTCCAGTCAAACGTTCAtcacaatttaaagtttattgcttTTAATGTTCTTGCATTCTTTTGTCAATATCatttaaaatggtctcaaaacaacaatattatcatttatcacaataacttctgggacaatttatcgtccagctaAATGTGTCATCATGACTCAGCGTTTTCTTGGCTCCTGTTTCCGTCGTAACGAGTTGAGTTGATGAAAGTCCGAGTCATTTTAGACGCTCAGAGCTGCAGGTGGTTCCTGCTGAACTCGACTCCTCCTCCGTCACCGAGCGAATCCAGGTCAGTCTTTGACTCTCAGCTCTGGTTACAGTCCAGTTTCAGCACTTTGACACTAGATACCTTCAGagagctcacacacacacacacacacacacacacacacacattgaagACTCGACACACAGCCTGGTTTTCATCCAGTTCTTTATTTCTGAACTTCTTCATCTACTGGAGTGTGATTCTTACACAAACAAACCTGATTCCTTTATGATTTCACGCTCTTAACTAGAAAACTACAATACTGTATGTTTatatacaacacacacacacacatatatattaaAGTAAAGGAGATTAGAGCAggtgttttcaaataaatgcaataaaagcacaaattaGCACAGAAACAACAAGatataaaaacagttaaaaaacaaacggttcatatttatttctattcctCTAAGCTAAAGTCGACTCAGACCAGACGTTAACGTGGAGTTAGTGAGTGATATTCCTGAATAGATTCCCTCGGTTCTGTGCCGCTCCGGGCCGGTTCTGATGACCCGGTTCGGTTCCGTGTGCGTTACGCGGCGATCGGCAGGTTTCCATTAAGGCGTTCAGACAGACAGGAAGCGGATAAAGCTATAAAGTTTCATTTACAACGTAAAGAGAACTGTTCAAACCTCTGGGGTTAAATATTCATTCGTCTTGATTTGCTCTGTAGCTTATGTCGACTCGCATCGCAAAAAACCACAATAATCTGGATTATTCTGACCAGATTTAACTAGAAAAAGTTCTGATTCTGCCACAAATTCTTCATATTTTACCTCTGCTGTCATCTTTTAAACCGGTCTACACTGACGGTTCTaaagaccttcctgagttttcATTGGactttctttgcttttgtaCTTATTTTCAGCCCAGAACTCAAATAAAGTcccagtaaaaacatttttcaggcTCTGTTGGAGCCAGAATGTTGAGATTAGCTTCATGCTCAGCTGAAACAGCAGCCAAGGtccaaagaaaagacaaaaacctcCAGAAGGTCTGCAGAGTTTTACTCAAGACcatctaaaatgtttaattagtcagtctgtttggatgcaaaatgaaaagaattttGGGTCCAAAGAATTAAAGTTTCACTTGATCAGCAGCTTATTTTGGTCTTGATCAAAAGTTCTTCAGGCTTTCTGAAGCTTTCGGGGTTTTTTGGACTCTGGCTGATTTTACCTCAGAAGGATTATAAATTGAATCATACAGGTTGAATTTTCTTCTGTATGACGGACATTTTTAAAGGtgttgttggctctagtggcctttatttgagcCTAATAAAGGGAAGGTGGAAGACATGAGGCAAAGGTCATCAGAGCGGGAAGCTGTGGCTAGCTTCAGGCTAAAGGAAAACTCTGAACTGCAACAAATGATCAGCagccaaagtccaaagaaaactGTTGAGTCTTTTCTGAAGACCATTTCttaaacaaagaacaaagaaactGTTTGACATGAAGGAATGAAAGTGACGGCTGGTCAGTGTGGCTGATGGAGACGTTTGTAATTTGAGGAAATGGCAGTTTCTACTGGCGAACGCTGCTAAGTGTTTATAATATGTGCCTTTGTAATATATAATACATGCGCCCTCAGTCACGGGCCGCAGACGACCCGTGACTGAGGGCGGACCGCGGTTAGTGGGCGGGGCTTCaactttgtgcaaaaataaactaaaaaactgAACGAGTGCCCAATGATCAGAGTGGAATGACAGACGTCAATCACATAAAGTGCCTGAGTAACGACAATCACAACAGAAATCAGAAGAACTGAAACATTATCGCAAACTACCTGAAAAGACGATTTTCTTCTCTTCTAATGGGAGAAAGAGCTCAGCCCGCCTGCGGTGGTGCTGCCACCCGCAGGCGCAGAGACGTACTGCAGAGACCTGGCTTCCCTCACTTCCTTTTTCACCAGACTTTGGTAACTAAGAGCTATTATTGCGGTGCGCGAGTTTTTGTTTGGTACGAGAAAAACACAATACTGCTGATAAAGTTAGTGAATAAATATAGTCGGACCCTTTAAGATGCCAGTGAGTTTGGTTAAGTAGGAGGCGTCTCCGCAGCACCGGCGAGAGGCGTTCAACCCGCGCCCCATCGCCCGCTTCCCTGACCGTCCCCTCCGCCGCCGCGTACGGCCGGCCGACGGGAGGACGACGTACCTCGGGTCTAATGGAGGAGGCGGAGCCTCGACTAAACTATGTGTTAATAAGCAAACCCCGTCTTAGCTAAAGCTACAAGCTAGTTTTCTGTGACGCTAACCCGTCTATCCAGCATCAAGATGCTAACAGCTACAATCAGGATGCTAACAGCTACAAGCGTTGGTGTTAGTTGGGTGAATGAGAGGCAGGGCGGTCCGGATAGGACAGAGTCTCTGTAATGGCGGCTCTACACGGTGGTGGGAGGAGAGGCGTCCGTCTCCGCCTTCTGCTCCGGCGAGCAGCACAGGAAGAGGCGGCTGCCCAGGCTCTTGAAGGCGAAGCGGAAGTACATGGCGTGACCCATGGCCACGAAGGACACGGAGATGATGACGAGCAGGCCGAAGGCCTCGGGGTTGGGCGCCAGGATCACCATGATGAAGTGCAGCAGGTCCAGGAGGTAGTTCATGGAGTTCTGGACGCCGTTGATCACCCCGCGCTCCGACTCGATCACGTTCTCCTGGATGAGTTGGGTCACGGTGAGGTCAAAGGACCACAGACCTGCAGGGCGGCGGAGGAAGCAGCGGTTAGCAGCAGCCTGACTTACTGCCTCATTAAAAGCCACTTCACTCCGCAGCGGCTCAATCTGGAACATTATTGGCTTCAAAGGTTGCAAATATGACGCATCATCTGGAGGAGATACTCAGCACGCGGACCCCACGCGGACCCCACGCTGCGTGGCTGCTCACTTTATCAGGGAGGAAGAAAACACGCTGACGCAGCAAACTGAATCCAATCAGCTCCAGATTACCAGGAAAATCAGCCGGATTATTAATCTGCGATTCATTTGACTTAGAACAACATCTAtaattattacaactttattctggtaatattatgactaagTTTATTAGACTTATCAAATAACTGttgtattattacaactttaaaatcgTGACTATtctcttattttaatttcattcttataattatgattttttaatatatatttttttctcatattacaactttaatcttgtaattaaagtattttttttgtcttaaaataaggaggtgtttttgtttttggtgatttttttgcACCAGAACCCACTGAGTACTGGGTCAAAGGTCGTCGGCCGGAGTCCACAGAGAGACTGGGATTAGCAGAGATTAAAGAAAGTCTGGCAACTTAGAAGGAGAGAAAGGATCAGGGAACGGGGATCTGCTCACCGACTCTGGCGGCGATGACGCCAGCGAACAGCAGGCTGACGGACATGTAGGACTGCAGCGGCGGCGGCTCCTGGGCCAGCGGCGGCGGCGTGGTGGCGTTGGTGCTGAAGGCGGCGCCCAGGCTGTGCTCGGCCTCCGGCAGGCTCTGCTGCCCCATCAGGTGGGCGTACAGGTCTTGGAAGGGCGACACGCTCAGGTCGAAGGGGCTGCCGGGGGCGAAGACGGAGAAGACGCACAGCAGGAGGCAGCAGAGCTGCGCCGTGCCGGAGATGAAGCCCGTCCGGATCAGGCCGCACTTCCTGCGGATCCAGGTGAAGGCCACGGTGCCGCAGATGCCGGAGATGGCGGAGGCGCCCATCAGCAGGCTGAGGATGGAGCCGTTGAGGCCCTGCGTGTAGGCGAAGCCCGTGGTGATGCAGTCGAAGCCCAGCACCGTCATGTAGAGGAAGGCCAGCGACATGCCGGCCAGGAAGATGTCCTGCTTGTAGTAGGCCACCCATCCGGCCCTGAAGGTCCGCAGCGGCTGGCTCGCCGCGCCGCAGCAGCCCGCCGCCTTGCCGGGATCCACGGCGCCGGGCGGCGAGGCGTCCATCAGCGGCTGAGACGATTCCTCGGGACTCTGGCCGTTCTCACAGTCTGCAGGGAAACAGGAAGCTTTGGATCAGCaggtttaaaattaaagttcaaaCGGAAGACGGaaaatcagaagtttaaatTCCGAGAATAAAGTCGTGACATTACCACGAAAATATCATATtatatcattatatattatataaaatgatattttcttCTGGTAATAtcacgactttattctcgtcgttgaaagagaaaaagagctTCGATAAGAAGCGGCCAGATCTGATCCGTCTCCGTTCTCTCAGGTTCCTGCTGCTGATCATTTgattctaataaatatttccttattaTTAAGTTCTAACTTCAAAAGATGCTCAGTAttgttcagtttaatttttaaaatattcctaCTTCAGTCTGTTTTTACAACTTTCTCATATtcagactttattctcattacaaactcattttatttcatcttttcataatattacaactaaTCTCAAACAATTTGctcattattttgacttcattcttgtattatgactttattctcattattatgacttttttgaCTATTTTCATAGCCTTACAATTTTTtctaatattcagattttttcttgtattttcgCCTTTTCCTCATAATAAATCATTTCTCCACAGCAAACTGCAGAAATGGGACGAACACACACAGGAagtgtgtgtttggggtcagaggtcagggcgCCGGTACCTTTCTGGGGGCTGAGCTGCTTGAGCTCGTGCTGCTGCTCCTTGTGGACGGCCTTCAGGGCGAGCGCCGGCGTCTTCTGGTAAACCTTCCACAGCAGGCCGTACTCCACGCACATGGAGGCCAGGTTCCAGCCGGAGATGAAGCCGCAGCCCACGAAGTGCGAGCCGAACGCCATGATCTGGCCCACCAGCATGGGCGCCAGGATGTTGGTGAGCTGGTCGATGATCCGCACCGTGGCGTTCATGTCTGCGGGAGGAGAAACGCCGTGGGGTCAGCGGGTTCACCGCAGCAAATCTCTTAAATAGCTCAGAACAATCAGGACATAAAGCAATGAGAGCGAGTCAGCAGCGCGGCGGTCCAAAGTCTGACGCTCACAGATACGAGCGGAAACTCACCGGCCAGGCTGCTGCTGTCCTGGCCggccaccaccaccacccagTCCCGCTGGATGGTGATGGAGGTGGCCGTGCTGGCCAGGTTGGCCACGTTGGCGATGCTGATGACCAGGATGTAGCAGACGGTCTGGAGGAGAAACACACCAGGATTTAACCTCTGAACTCCGGTTTGTTCTTATCAGCAGGTTCAATCCTGACAAAGCTGATTTTTCCTACATtcattaaatgcaacaaaactaTAAACTTCTGCATTAACATCTCGTCTGACAAGTAAAACTGATATTAAAAAACGATGTTAGTTTCCATCGTTGTGTTTCATGTGGCTTCAGTTGGTCATGTGATGATGATGCAGTGAAGGATTGTGGGAGGTTTAAAGGAAGGATGTGATCACATGACCAGGACGCAGCCAACCAGTATTTTAACACGATTAATCAATTTTACAGATCATTCTAACAACTAATTAttctaatgattaatcaattataaCAACTAATCATTTAGTCTATCGATTCTGTCAATTAAtggattattctgacgattaataaaattaagaaaatacaaTCTGCAcaatttctgtttcactttttaaacctttttatataatattagaaacacattaaaaagcaaagaaataattttacttcttttttaaataccaaaatcaacaagttgttgtttagaaaagaaaatcaggtaGAAATCcagtttaaacacattttataaaacttatgaaataaTTGCTaaacatttgataaaaattCACTACATTTTCCTACAAAGTTTAGAAGTAACagagtttatttcttttattatttaaattttttggcccatttggccacgcccctGTCtctcttggctccgcccactttgctGGGATTTACTTTGAATAcgagtaaatatttaaatgtttgtaaataaaaatgctgatttttaaactgtaaaggAAAGAACTGGAGCagctttttaaaccaaatttgttaaaataattgaataataTTATCGTTCCCTCCTTTATCGTGTATTTTGAAGTAAACTTTCGTTCAGGCCCTGAAAGTTCTGCGAgttaaagcaaatatttttgataaaaagaaactaaactcAAAGGTCGAGTCCTGCTCTCCTGCCAGGTTATGCAAACCGACCAGAATCGATTTCTAGTTTTTTGGGAAAAAATCTATAATTGTCTGTAAATAATTAGCAGGTAGCAGAAACCGAACGCTGCAGGTCAGCTGCGCCGTAATAAAGGCGTCTTAACGACTCAAACTGACATGTTGTAAAACAAGTTTAGGGCTCAGCTGCTCCGGTCGGCATGGCAACAGGAATCTGTCAGCAGGCGGATCAGGGAAGGATTTTCCTCCGTTTTCAGTCACATGAGCAACCTGCTGACCGGGCGGCCTTCGACTAGACGCTGCAGCTTCACTCAGCgccccctcccacacacacacacacacacacacacacacacacacacacaccgcagACAGAACGCCTTTGTCCTGACCCGGGCCGGCCTGCCGAATCAGCATGCCTGCAGCTCCAAACCAAACAACCGGACCACCCGCCGCACTTTTCAGCTCCGTTTTGTTTCTAGGTTTGCGGTCATTAACTAGGCCCGTCATGATAAAGTTAGTTGCAATAAACgattatgttgttgttttgtaaataaacactttaataaataaaccaaacagaaacgacaaattaattaattatgaaATCACTGGAAACTAAACTGAGACCAAAActccagactgaagacttttatcatccagctggttagaaagagaaaaacggtaaatcatgcaaatagaaattattgagtttttaatttatcatgtgatgaattgatttattgcttattgatAAACTGTTTTCAGTGGATCTTACCAGAATCCAGCCGTTGTAGAGCTCCACCAGCTGGGCCTTGAAGTGGAAAACCAGCATCAGCAGAACGCCGCACGTGATGACGCAACTGTTCTGGACCAGCAGCGACGTCTGGGCCACTGTGGAAACACCGGGCCCACGTCAGACCGGACCGGGCCAAACGCTCCAACCCAAACCTGACCAAACACACCTGACCAAACCAACCCAACCCAGAGCAGACCCGTGTTGAGAGTTCAGACGCTCACCTTTCAGCCGGGGGTTCCTGTCCACCCAGTTGCCGATGTTGGCGCCCAGCAGCAGCACGGACCCGGCCACCACCAGGCCGTAAACGGCCGTCAGCAGCAGGCTGTTCCCGTACAGCTCCACCAGAAAAACGGCCACCGCAAAGTTCCACATCCGGTCACCCTGCAACCAGACGCACATCCAGATATTTCACATTTCTACTTTCTgtctcacttttttatttatttgcatttccataaaacacatttacatatCTGGCTGTAATTAGCTGCAAATCTGGAAACTCAAcaacattcaaaataattttttagggCCGTTTCTGTAAAGGAagcttgattttaaaatgtataaagaaCTTACCAaatataaactgtttttctACAATAATCAGTTTTGTTCtgtgatgcatttatttttccaatgaAATTCAGGAGAACAGGAGTTTCATGTTTGGTTTGGATCTACGATTCTCTAGAAGTaggacaaaaactaaaataactagtttatttaaaataaaagaaaatgtagtctGCATATAAATCAATTTATAGACTTATTTCAAgcgttttttcttttagataaCATGATAAAGAATACtacattttttactttctatCTTTAGACAGATTTACAAACTACACAAACAATGAGAGCAGATATTTGTCTTTCAGGTGccaaaatatttggtttattataagaaattaatcatatttacaGGTAACATTCAGCTCTACTCACCCATGTTGACAGTGCATGGCCCATGTAAATAAGAAACTTGGCTGAAGTGAAGAAATGTCTGATGGATTCTGAAGagatattattattagtattattattataattataattattatttccCCTGGGTAATTACACAAATATAGTTGTATAAATAATATCTCACCGGCGCATGTTGCCTTCTTGGGTCCAGTAGTTTCCATTTTAAACAGCCtgattttccttcttttgtgCTGGACAGGAGCGGAGCCTCTGCTGTCTCTGCGTCCAACCGTCGGCAGcaagaagcagaaaaatcaaaaaaccaaaagaaaacgcGACGTTTCTCCCCTTCCCTCCCTTCCGAACTTAGCTAACACTGTAGCTGAAGTTGGAAAGAAATGTTCTTATGTTCTGACGGATGGGTTCGACCCAGAACAGACGGGGAATGGCTGCTTCGCTGTCCGGCTGCGGGTCGTGGCTCCGtcctctctcctctgctgctctctgtttACGTCCCCGCCGTTACATATACCCACGCTGTGACGTCATCATTTGCATAGGGGCACAAACAAACGCGGTGCACTCCCATCGCACGCGCTCCTAAGGAAGAACGACAGAGAAGTTAAAAATGGCGGAACGCGCCTTTACTACAGGCTGTTAGAGCAGCGCGtcctcagctgctcctccagactCACTGCCTGCTTGTTTTTGGTGTTTcgttgcttcagtccagctgattaaCAGCCGTTTATTGAACTGCAGTCAGTTGAATCAGGGAAACCTCTAACATGTGGGCCAGTGAAACACTGTTAGAGGACTGGAGCTCCGATAAAAACCGGAtttagtcattttcttttcatgtttggTGACTTTTCTTTACTTCTAGTGGCTCCATTATCAACATGTTTACATCTAAAAAGGACAAAATCTGTCCACAAATAGATAAATGATTTTTACCAAGAGGAACCAGAAATATATTACCAAAATGACTTTTGTAACCAGGGCCGGATAAAGGTTGAATGGGGCCTGAAGCAGAATTTGATTGGGTTGCCCTCTTCCTATTCAGAACTTTAGCAGCAATTTCATCAATTAATTTGGTTGAATTTGGGAGAATTGGGCTTAAAGTTCAAATGGCTCAGCTTACAGTCACTGAGTTGTGAACAAACTGagttcaaacaaaaacaaagattaaactcatagCATCAGATTCTAACTTTGTTAGCTCAACAATCCTGGTCATGTTCAGGAACAAGCCAGGCTCAAACCCTGCTGGTTCCTGGGAAGTTCTGGAACAGCAGCGTCAGCATGGAGGACcgtgctgcagctgctgcggcggctgctgctgctgctgctgcggcggctgctgctgctgcgttggaaacaggaaaaacagaacaacacaaTGACTTGACAGAGTTTGACCCAAATGAATTGTGTGTTTCCATTTAtaattcaaagtcataatttctgtattccaggacagaaaatgaaTCTGAAACATCTCTGCAGTTGGAAACTCGGACCTCAGCATCCAGTGTGTGAGAACGTTACAAGCTGCAgaaataacatattttcatcCATTTCATCTGGTTTCTATTTTCATAACTTGTGAAAAACTGACCAAGttgaatttttcatttaaaaatttaattaaacattttctatgtttagctaaaaacaaacaaaaaaaattaaatcttaataCTTtcttaacatgttttaaaactaaattaaaaaatatgcaaatgttcaaaaatatatGTGCATCACAGATTAGCATTAAGATACAATCTACTTGATGTTCTccagagaggtcagaggtcagtagGCCGTTCAGAGGCCTTCAGGACATGGAGCAGGACGTCTGCGCTTCCAGGAAGCTGTGCAGCAAAACCTCAACAGTCCTTAGATATCAGAGAGGTAACTTCATCTCTACGTTGTGCCAGTAATTAATCCGCTTCCAGATCTGAAGGCTCTTCACAGGAAAGTTTAGTTTTCCTGTGAATTAGAGAAATATCGtctttttgtgtctttgttctgtttctgcagACGATCCGGCTCCAGTTTCTGGAAAGTTTCtctagaaaaactttaaaactgaacatctgctgcagctgcaaatATTTGTTTAGGAAACTGCATGACTTTTAGAGACAGTGACGCTCTGCATCGCCATCGTTCATGTTTCAAATGACTTATTCTGTAAAGAaggcaaaaaattatttaattagagTTTTAGACcatataaaataattgaattaaaagcaataaaaactgggatgaaaacattttaaagatgaataactagaataaattaaaaatatagtttcatattattaaaaataacatacaaATGATCCTATTTATTTAACGTCAGAAGGTTTTCGTCAGCTAATTGTTGACGGCATCCAGACTTTAGATTATTTctatctttgctttttttagttatttcttctgtaaatatttttattgtctcCTAATAAAACTTTGAGTTCTCTCCTGTGAATTATTTa carries:
- the slc40a1 gene encoding solute carrier family 40 member 1 produces the protein METTGPKKATCAESIRHFFTSAKFLIYMGHALSTWGDRMWNFAVAVFLVELYGNSLLLTAVYGLVVAGSVLLLGANIGNWVDRNPRLKVAQTSLLVQNSCVITCGVLLMLVFHFKAQLVELYNGWILTVCYILVISIANVANLASTATSITIQRDWVVVVAGQDSSSLADMNATVRIIDQLTNILAPMLVGQIMAFGSHFVGCGFISGWNLASMCVEYGLLWKVYQKTPALALKAVHKEQQHELKQLSPQKDCENGQSPEESSQPLMDASPPGAVDPGKAAGCCGAASQPLRTFRAGWVAYYKQDIFLAGMSLAFLYMTVLGFDCITTGFAYTQGLNGSILSLLMGASAISGICGTVAFTWIRRKCGLIRTGFISGTAQLCCLLLCVFSVFAPGSPFDLSVSPFQDLYAHLMGQQSLPEAEHSLGAAFSTNATTPPPLAQEPPPLQSYMSVSLLFAGVIAARVGLWSFDLTVTQLIQENVIESERGVINGVQNSMNYLLDLLHFIMVILAPNPEAFGLLVIISVSFVAMGHAMYFRFAFKSLGSRLFLCCSPEQKAETDASPPTTV